In bacterium, the genomic window AGCTATCAATAAGGAATATCAGGAAAAAGTTTTACCTATGGCCAAAGAAAAATGTCTCATGTGTCATGGCCATGTAGAAAAGATGCCGCTCTATTCTGTTATTCCTCCGGCATCTTTTTTGGTAAATCATGATATTGATGAAGCCAAGGAAAAATATAACATGACTTTTGATTTTCCTTTTAGCGGTAAAGAAGGGCACGATTTTGTTGAAAGCCTTGATGAACTAATAGACGTGATTGACGAAGGAGAAATGCCCCCTGCCATTTATTTGGCCATGCATTTAAAATCGTTTGTAAGCGCATCCGAAAAACAGGCTATTATGGAATGGATAAAACATTCCAAGGCACTTTTAGCGCAAGAAGGAATTACAAAATCGGAAGCAGGTGATGGAAGCGATGAAGATCGTGATTAATTTGTATTTCTGGCCTGCAGAAAGCCACCTTTTAAATTAGCCACCTGAAAACCGTTTTGATTAAGTATTTGATAGGCCAGATATCCACGCTGGCCTTTTTGGCAATACACCACTATTTTTTTATCTTTTGGAATTTCATGTAAGCGATCGCGTAACTGGGAAACTGGAATATTAACTGAATTACCCAATTTCCCAAATTTTTGTATTTCATCGGGATTACGCACATCCACCAAAAAATCTGCTTCTGAAAAAGTTTCGATCGTCCGTACATCACCCTTCACTTCGTGCCCCGCTACAAATGAAGCAATATTGATGGGATCGTTGGCCGATCCAAACGGTGGAGCATAAGCTAAATCGAGTGATTCCAAATCGTGCACGGTCATTTTACCGTAGATTGCCGTGGCTAAAACATCCACGCGTTTATCTACCCCATTTTCTCCCATTACTTGTGCACCTAAAATGCGGCCGCTACCTTCCTCCACTAAAAGTTTGGTAATTACAGTTGTAGCACCGGGATAATAGGAGGCATGAGAAGGATCGCGCGTTGTTGAGGTAAAAAAGGTAAAACCAGCATCTTTGGCCTGTTTGCTATTTAGCCCCACATATCCAATTGTTTTATTAAGAAGACGCACAATAGATGTGCCTAAAGCGCCCGGATAGGTAAGATGGGCTCCCGCAGCATTAGCTCCCGCAATCCGCCCCTGACGATTAGCCGGGCCAGCCAGCGGAATACGTAAACGTGCGCCAGTAATAAGATGTGTTGTTTCGGCGGCATCACCCACCACATAAATATCGGGATCGGATGATTGTAAACGTCCATTAGCCTTCACTCCTCCCGTCACACCAATTTCCAAACCGGCCTCGCGAGCAAGCGCCACTTCGGGTTTTACTCCTACCGATAAGAGTACCATATCCGCATTTACCTTTTGTCCGTTTTCCAAAACAACAAAATCTTTTCCCATTTCGCTAGCGCCTATGGCATTTAAAATGGTGAGTGTGTTTGCATAATCCTGCTCCATATCTCGCACCAGCTCACGTGCCATATCGTCATCTAATAGAGGCAAAATATGCGGGGCCTTTTCAATAACCGTCACCTTTAAACCACGGTGCATTAAGGCCTCGGCCATTTCTAAACCAATAAACCCACCGCCAATAACAGCCGCCGTTTTTGGATTTTGGGTTTTAATAAATAAATCTATCTTGTCCATGTCGGGCACATCACGCAAAACAAACACATGTTCGGCGGGTAAACCTTTAAAAGGAGGCACAATCGGCATGGCGCCCTGGCTCATAATAAGTTTATCGTATACCTCGTCGATAATAGACCCATCGGGGGTTTTTACTTTTACTTTTTTAGCTACACGATCAACACTTAGAACCTCATGCCGAATAAGGGCTTTTATACGATATTTATCCCAAAATTTTTGCGGAGTCATTAAAAGCAGTTTTTCACGATCTTTAATTTCGCCGGCTATGTAATAAGGAAGACCACAATTAGCAAAAGAGAGATACTCACCCCGTTCAAAAACGGTAATCTCCGCATGTTCATTAACCCGGCGCGCTTTTGCGGCCGCTGTGGCTCCACCGGCCACACCACCAATAACAACTATTTTAAGCGACATATTGTCTCCTTTTTTTAAGCACCAAATTTTTTGGCAATTGAATTTTTATATCCTTCGCAAATATGGCTACACAGCTGCAATACAAAGGGTCCTATCATCCGATAATACACTGTTGTTTTGTCGCGGCGACTACTGAGCAAGTGGGCCCGGCTTAAAATGGAAAGATGACGCGAAATATTAGCTTGGGCTGTTCCTACCTCGGCCACAATATCGCCCACACTTTTTTCGCCATCATGCAGATACTGCATAATTTTTAAACGTGTAGGATCGGATAAAGCCTTCATCATCACGGCAATGTTTGATAATTCCTGATCATTTAATTTATCAAGCTTGGCCATTTTTTACCTCGCACGCAGGGAATTTATTAAATGGAAGTTTGGAGAGAAGTACAGCCATGCCACAAAATCCGCTAATGCCAGAAAACATTAAACCACAACCTACAAAAAGACTTAGGCCTAAAAAATAGGGGTGCACTGTTTTTGAAAGAATAATGCCCAGTACCACTAAAAACCCGGCAACCAATTGAACCTGCCTCATAAGTGGGAGCGTTTTAAGTGATCCTGTTACAAGCCCTGCATTTTTACAGGCTTTGATGCCGCCTTCTATACAGATGAGATTTTGATTCCCGCGTGCCATCAGCACTTGACGAGCCCGCTCGCTGCGAACGCCGCTTTGGCACACTAAATAGAGTTTTTGCGCAACAGGAAGAACTACTTTACCCGTTTCTATTTGAGATAGCGGAACATTATGAGAGCCCTTGATATGCGCCGCATTAAATTCATCGGGTTCGCGCACATCCACCACACAACATGATTCTTTATCTAAAAGCTCGCTTAATTGTTTTGGCAAGATACTTGTCATGAAACCTCCTATATATAAGCAATTACTTATATAAAGATTGAAGTACAATTTGTCAACGGGTCATTTTTTTTACTCGAATATCAAAATCAAGTTTGCTAGAGCATACAGCATGCAAACACTTGAATTTACAAAAAATCCATCGCTCACAAAAAACTTTGCCAAAGCTCTCTTTTTGCCCCGTAAAGGCTTTGGACCAAAACCAGAACTTCCCGCCCTTAAAGGTGTTTTTAACGCTATTAAAATCAATCCGGCCCTGCTCCATTCTTATTTTGATGTGTGTCAGTTTAATAATAAAAACGATGTCCCTCTTCTTTTTCCGCATAATCTGGCCTCGTCGGTGCATATGGCCTTGTTAACTCACAAAAGTTTTCCTTTAAAATTATTGGGAGCTGTTCATTTGCGTAATCAAATTACCCGACATGCACCCGTTTCAACGGCCGATAACTTAAGGCTTGAAACAGCCTTCACCGAAGTGCGTGTTACATCTAAAGGCGTAGAGTTTGATTTTTATACCGAGTTTTTTAGTAACGAAAATCTGGTGTGGGAAGAAGTAACTACTTATTACAAGCGTGGACGTTTTGGGGCCGATAGTGGCAAAGAAACTAAAACCATGGAAACTTTAACCGATACGGTTGAAGTGGCTCGTTGGTATTTGTCCAAAAAATTGGGCAAACAATACGCAAAATTATCAAACGATTATAACCCCATTCACATTTCTAAAACGCTCGCTAAAATGTTTGGCTTTAAGCGCGATGTAGCGCATGGCATGGGTGTTTTGGCTACCGCGATCGATCGCGCGGGACTAGCCAATGCTAAAACCAATGATGTTTTCTTTAAAGGCCCGCTTTTTTTAGAAAATGAAGTGAGGTTAGTACAGGGCACCACTGATAAAAGCCGTTTTGATATTTACTGTGGGAACAATCCTAAGCCCAGCATTTGCTTCCGACTGGTGTGACAAGTTAAACTCCTCAGATAACTAATTGATGTTTGCTGTTAAACAACACTTTGTGGATTCCCAACGCCAGCGAAATGGATGAAAATCCAAACGCAAACGTGAGCATAAAAATTATTACCAGTTGGTATTTTACAGCTACTAATGGATTTACACCCGCCATCACAAGCCCCGCCATGGCTCCCGGCAAATAAATAATACCCAAAGTTTTAAGCGTATCTACCATGGGCATGGAACAAATTTTGATAGCCCGGTTAGTTAACGGAATAATCACTTCTTTGGCCGAAATTCCCAAAGATAAATTGGCTTCAATTAAACTTTTAGATTGTTCTATTTCAAACGTAACCCGCTCAATAAAAAAAGAACAATTGTTCATCACCTGCCCAATTAAAATACCGCCAATAGGAATAATATACTGTGCCTTCCAGGCAATTACCTTAAATAAACACAAAATAATGAGGATAGACGGCGGCACTAAATAAATAACCAGCGCAATAAGCACACCCATTCTTTTATATTTTTTCCAGCGTCGCGCTGTTAAAAAAGTGGCGGCTCCACACATGATAAATAATATACCGCTTACAGCCCATACATGATCAACTTTAAACAACCACAACACCACAAAACCCGCCGCCGTTAATTGTACAATACCCTGGAGCGAGCTTAAAATGATGGGGAGAGTGAGATTAATGCGACGTAAATAAAGAAAAAGGGCAAAGAGTAAAATAAGAGAATAGGATAATGCCATCGAGGTATAGCTAATGTCGTTCATATTCCTCCCTTTTTTAGAAAAAGCGGATTTACACCCAAACGCTGGGCTTGTGCGGCATCGTGCGTAACCCACACTACACGGACATTCAATTTATGAATCAAATCTAATAGTACCGATTCAATCTTGCGAGTGGTATCCAAATCTAAATTGGCGGTGGGTTCATCTAAAAGAAGAATTTCGGGATCGTTTAATATAACGCGCACTAAGTTAACACGCTGCAATTCACCGGTAGATAAATCACGTATTTGTTTATTTAAAATAGAAGGGTCTAAAAGAACGTCCTGCATGAGCGCTTCTAATCTGCTTTCTTCAATTTTCTTTTTATGCTGAGTGGGTCCGTAAAGAACAAAAGTATTCACAGTTTCTTCTGGCAACGCTTTTAGTTGCGGCATCAACGCCACTTTATGACGAAGTTCTAAAACGGGAATTTCGGCAATAGATCTTTCTTTATAAAATATCTGGCCGTCCTGAGGGTCAATAAGACGGTTTAATAAACGCAACAGTGTGCTTTTTCCAGATCCGGAGCTCCCCATAACAACATTTATTTTTTCGTCTGGAATAATAAAATTAAAATCCGAAAAAATTGAGGTGTCTGAAAATGAAAGCCTAATATTTTTTAATGTAAATAGAGGGTTCATTTATTCTCCGGTATCCAAAAACTAAAAGTAGTTCCTTTTCCTTGTTCGCTTACAACACTTATAACGCCTCCATGTAATTCGATAATTTTTTTGGAAATAGCCAAGCCTAATCCCAATCCCTTGCGTTTGGTGGTGGTAAAATCGTCAAATAGAGTTTCCAGTTTATCGGCAGGAATACCAATACCGTTATCATTCACCTCAAATAATGTTTTACCAAAATCACTATTAACATTTAGTTTAATAATTCCGCCATTTGGCAAGGCTTGCAGCGCATTGGTCATAAGATTAGACAGTACACGCACCAGTAAAAAATAATCGGCTTTCACAACATGCTCGTTGTCGGCATCAAAAATAAGTTCAATTTTTTTATCGACGGCCTGTAACTCAAAACGACTTTTAAGATCAGCCAATAATTTTCCAATATTAATATCGCTGCGGTTAAACGGCATTTCAGAAGTTAAATCCTTTAAATTACTAAAAAAAAGATCCACGTTATTAAACTCGCGCGTCACTACATTAGAAAAATCCGTAACAAATTTTGGATCACCAGCCTTTGTAGGCATTAGCTTGGCCCAATTGCGAATATTGGTAATGGGGTGTTTTAAATCGTGCACAAGCCCACCCGCAATTTTACCAATGAGCGATAGACGTTCTTGCTTGCGAATTTGACCGGCCTGAAAGGACAATTGCTGGGCCATCTCATTATAATGGCCTCCCATATCCGAAAATTCATCGTGGGTATCTAGTCTAATGCGATGCTCCCAATTACCGTGCGCAATTTCTTCCAAACCCAGCGTCAGTGTTTTAACTGGAGACACCACCATTTTTTTAACACTCCAATAACCAACAACAAGCATAAGAGCAATTACCAGTATAGTGAGTACCAACATTTGAATGGAAAGATGATTGGCTAATTGAAAAGCTTCTTCTGTGGGTTCGCGTACCAGCAAAATACCACCAAAGGGCAAATCAAGAGGCATTAACGACACTAAATAACGATTTGAGTTAAGTGTTTGAATAAAACTTTGAGACCCATGAATAAAATCACTAAAGCCCGGATAAGGTTTAAGCTCAAATAAAACCGACATGTTGGACGAGGCAAAAATATTACCCTTGGCATCCACTAAAAAAGCCTCACCTGTTTTTCCAATTTTCATCTGGTGCACCAGATGCCAGGCATAAATTAGATTAAGTTCGGCCACTAAAACTTTTTGTACTTTGCCTTCCTTTTTTATGGGCAAATAGACGCTAATAGCAGGCCTAACCGGTGGCGGATTTTGTGCAATGTACACATCGCTAATGGCCATTTGCCCCTTCAGCAATTGTGGGGTTTTCTCTCTTAAATCAACAGCAGGTGGTTTTTCAAACTGACTTTGCTCTAAAACATTTCCGTCTAAATCGGTAATCATCAAATATTGAAAATAGGGATAGTTGGCAAAGGCCATTTTTAACAAATGGTCGTATTCGTCTTGGGTGTAGCTAAATTGTTCCAACTCGCGGGAGAGATTTTGTAAAATATCAAAGCTATTATCAAAATAATTGGATACATCTCGAGTAGTGGCACGGGCCACTTCCAAATTGGCCTGCATCACTTGTTCTTTACTAACCTGACCTATACGACTGATGGAAATAGTATGAAAAACTATTACGGGTATAATAGCCGATAATAAAAAAATGAGGGTTAATTTAAAAAAAACTGATTTCATTTATACTTTTGCTCCTCACGAGGTACCCAAATTTTTTGAATTTCATAAAAGAATTCATCAAAATTGGGGTCATACCCCCTAAACCGTTTATGGATAATCATGGGAATATGCCGTTCCAACAAACTAAAATAAGTGGGGGCCCGCTGCAGCAATTTTTGGGTTTCTAAAAAAGCTTCTTCGCGTTTTTGTGGTAAAAACTCATAACGAATATCATCCACAACCTGTTTTTTTTCTTCAACTGTTAAAAGTGTTTTTTGATTTTCGTTTGCATACTCGTAAACATACAGGTCATCAAATAAAAAATCGGCAGGATAAAGGGCAAGGTCATATTTTTTTTCATGCACCGCTTTTACAAAATCGTTAAAAACAAAAGGATGAATAGTAAGCTTAATACCTTGTGCATAAAAGGACTGAATAAGTTGGTATAAAATAAAATCACTAAATTCATGCTCTTTAATAGTAATTACATTTAAGACAGAAGGAAGTGTAGAAACAGATATGTCATTATTAATAGTTACTTCTTGGGAAGCAGAAGTTTTTGTTTCACCTATTTGGTTAATAATTGAAGCTTCATGTAAAAGACGCGCCATACTCTGGCGACTCGCTTGAGAACTCAATTGTGGATTATCAACATTTAGGTCTATTACATAATGAAGGGGTTTCTTTTGAAAAAGAACACGATATGTATTGTTGTCTTGAAACAGTTTTTCGTAAGTGGGATCGGCCAAATACAAGAAATCGAGATCTTCACGAGTGAGCATGGCCAAACCTTCCATGTATGTAGGCAAAAAATAAATTAATACCTTATTTAAATAAGGTCCTTTTTTATAATAATGTTTATTAGGAACAAGTGTTAAAATACCTTGGTTTGCATTGTAATCTAATACACCAAAAGCCCCTGTTCCATTCATTGTAGGCTTCTCACCCTTATCCCATTGACCTTTTTTAGTAATTGGAATCAATTCTAAAGCATAACTAAAAAAAGCATCATAGCGCTTAAAAGTAAATTCTACTTCGTTTTCTCCTACAACTTCTATTTTATCTAAATTTATAAGCAAATTGTGATATGAACTTTTTTCGTGATCTTTATTGTATTGAAAAGAATAACATACATCATCCGGCCTTAACCTGGTGCCATCCTGAAAAAAAGCATTTTCACGCAAATGGATACGCCAAACGGTTTTATCAGCATTAGTGGTGTACGATAATGCCAAATCGGGAACAAGCATATTGCTGCCGGTCATTTCAAAAAGTGTAGAATATACCATGTCGCTAACCAAACCCTGCCCTCCAAGTGGATCAAGATAAATATTAGCTGCAGGATCAAATACGAGCATATCGATACCAATATGCAGTTCGTCTCCGTGCTGTGGATGTTTTGAATGGGTATTACATGCCGATGCAATAAGTAGACCAAGGATAAGAAAGTAAAATGTGGTTTTCGTCATGTATTGCTAATGTGAATACCATAAAGCACCTTAAACAAAAAGCCCCCATAAAGGGGGCTTTTTGCGATAATAAACAGGTCAATTTTAATATACTACAGGTTTGCAGCTCATCATTTTGGGTTTATCTTTTTTAACACCTTTTTTAATTACGATAGTATTCATAACTGCTCCTTTTTAGTGGCGAGGTTTAGTTAAACTGAGAACATTCCGATGTCCCCGCTATAATCATCAGAAGTCTCTTGATTAAAAACAGTTTTAGTTTCAAGATTGGCGCGTGTTACATCCAGCCCATCTTCATAGCCAATGGTCTCATTTAAATTGCGTTCAAACATTTCCTGCACCATTTGCTTAAAATAAAGTTTGTCACACGAACCTATGCTAAAATCCTGGTAGCGCTCAAAACCCACAGCCTTGCAACCACCAGCACAAACAGGAATAAACGCGCAATCACCACAGTCTTTCCACGGCGTAATACCTGTACCCATGCGTTCATCCACCTTTTTAATATCAGCGCCCTGCCATATATCGCCCGAGGCAAATTGTTCTTTGCCCACCATGGCCGAGCATTTGTAAAGTTTCCCGGTCATATCCACTCCAAAAAAACTTTTACGGTGCAGTTCGCACGGCCCAATACCAATTTGGTCGTTTGACGGTAAGTTTTTGGATTGAATATAATTGCGGGTACGCATCATCACCTCTACGTGATGAGCATCAAAAGCAGGTCCTGTAAAATCGGTACGCACAGGCGCTTCTGTTTTTTGTTCGTACGCCTGAATAGGCTTAAATTCGGCACTAAAAATATTATTTCTAAACGGAGAATCGTTTAAACGATCCACCAGCTGCTTTAAACTATTTTCGTTTTGTGAATTAAAATTGCCACCAATATAAAAGGGAATGATACCGGCCAGATCCGATAAATTAGCCCAAATTTTATCAAAGGTTCCTTTACCACTTTGGGTTACACGCAATTTATCGTGGTCGTGCTTATCACCATCGAGTGTAATTTTAATCCATTTAAGTCCTAGTTTAATCCATTCTTTCACTTTCTCCCGTTTTAGCATCACGCCATTGGTTACTATTCCAAATTCAAACTCCGTATTTTGTTTAAGACAGAAACGCTGCGTTTCTGTAGCAATATATTCAAGAACAGGAACGTTCATTAAGGGTTCACCACCAAAAAAGGTAATGGCAACTTTTTTGGATTTATATTTCAAAACTCTTTCATTATTGAATTCTACAAACTGGCGCGCCGTTTCCATGCTCATATTAAGCCCCTTGGCCAAAACATCTTTTTCAAAGCAGTAAGGACAGCGCAAATTGCAGGTACGTGAGGTTAAAAGAAGGTAAGAAAGCTCTTCGTAATTGTTGCGTACTTTTTCATCAAACCAATTTAAAAAATCTTGTTTTTCATTGGTATTGTCATCAACCAAAAAACCGCATTCAACAAACGTTTCGCATAGTTTTTCTTCGGCATCTGTTAGTGGAGTTTTATTTTTTATTTTATTTTTAAATGTGTGAAGAATATTTTTGTCGTCACATAATACTTGCGAATCGGAAAATGTATTATATACAAGACAACGTTTTTCATGAGCCTTCTCGGCAATAACATTGAATTTCGACCACTGCATGAAAGCCCCCCTTTTTTGCAATGTTGCTGCAGTGAGTTAAGCAAGGGCTGTACCAAACAAGGGGCTATAATATTTTAGGGTTGTAACTTATTTGAATTGCTCTGTTTTTTTTAAATATTTCTTAAATACGTGTTTTTTTATAGAGCACTTTCTTGGATAAATACATTTTCGAATGTTCATAAAATGAATGGATAGAAAAATATCCATGCTGTTTATGCTATGATTTTTTAATGTCTTATCAAACTCTTATGTGAGGGATAAATTTTATCTAGGATTTGGATAAATTCTTATCCATATATATTTCGTAGATTTTCATAAATTCAAAATTTATAGCCTTTTTTTATAGACACCGCCATCAATCGCCTCTAGATAAAGGAAATATACTTTAATTTTTCATGCATAGTAAATTATCTATTTTTATTTCTTTGTTTTTACTTTTGTCTTCTACCGCTTTTGCATCGCCTACTATCGAAATTTCGGTAATTGCCAACAAAACAGAGGAAAACAATTCAAAAATACCTCATACGGTAGATGTCATTTCTCATAAAAAATTGGCTCTGCAAAAGAATGCTACCATCAGCGATATGCTGCATCAAATTTCGGGTCTTTATGTGGCTGAAAAGGGTTTAAGCGGCGACGATTTAGATATCCGTATGCGTGGCTCCGATCGCGATGAAGTGTTGGTTCTTTTTGACGGCGTTCCAATTGAGGGCAATGGAGAAGCCAGATCGTTTTTTCTTAACATGATGCCCGTTGAATTTATTGACCGTGTAGAAATTATTAAAGGCGCACAAAGTGTTTTATATGGCTCCAATGCTGTTGGTGGAATCATCAATATTATTAGCCGAAACGGCTCAAAGCAAGAACCCCATTATTTTGCCAATTTTGCTTACACTACTGATAATTCTTTTCGAGAGGCTTTGGGTACAAGCTTGGGCAATGAAAAAACAGCTTTTAACATGGGGGTTATGAGGGACGACTCTAAAATATTAAATCACTTTAACGATCAATCCGACACCACGGGGTTACACCTTAATCTCAATCATCAGGTTTCCCCCGGTTTTAAAGTAACATGGGGATTAGATACATTTTTTGGCCGACAAAATTTAGCCTACGATCAAATTAATGCGTTTGGAGCCACCGTTAATTCGTATGTAGTGCCTGATGACGATATTAAAAGAAAAATAGGCTGGTTTCAGTCTTACATCAAGCTAGAGGCACAAATTACCGAGCGTTTTAAATCGGCCCTTCAAATTGCCGGCAACTATTTAACCGAGACACTGGCTAATACTAATGCGGGTGATAGCCCCGTGGATGAAAATGGTTTGCCACTGGATGCCAGCTCGCAATATTATTTGGGTCATTCTTACCGCATTTATACCGATTTTTTAAATCAGTACCGTCTTTTTAAAAGCTCTAACATTAAAGATGATGTACAAGTAGGCATCAGTGTCATTCACGATCATTTAGATTTTATTAATAATTCATATCCGGGAGACATAGGCGCTGGCCTCCCCTCTACCGATAGTTATCCCAGCCCTGGTGAAAAATCGGGACGAGAAAATTATTCGTTTTATTTTCAAAATCTTTTTTACTGGAATAATTTTACGCTTACTACAGGTGCCAGAATAGATCATAATACCACCTTTGGCAGCGAATGGTCTCCGCGTGTTGCGGCATCGTATGAGTTCAAAAAAACATCCACCACTATAAGAGCCAGTTACTCAGAAGGATTTCATGCTCCTACCATTGCCGAATTTTTTGATGCCACCATTGGTAGCACAGTAACGGCATTGTCTTTAAAGCGCCATCAAGAAACCACACAAAGCTATGAGGCCGGTATTGAACAAAACTTGTTCGATAATAAATTAAAACTACGCGGCACTTATTTTTACATCAGCTACAACAAGCTGCTGGATATCTTAGAAGCGATCAATAGTGCTAACTCGTGGGGTATTGAAAATGATGTTTCTACATCGCTTGTTCCCAAAACCAAATTAGGAATCAACTACACATTTAACCATACCCATAATGACGATACGGGCAAAGAACTTACCATGCGCCCACATCATATGCTTAATACTTATGTGGAAATGGAGCCTATTGCCAATTTTACAATTAGGCCAGAACTTCAATATGTTTCTAGAAGAAAAAATCCTGAAACCATCAGCCTTACTATAGGAGATTTTCCAGTACAGTTTTTTAATTCAAAGGGTGAAACGAGTACCTATACCAGCAGTCATACCGCTCTCAATCTACTGCTCAATTATAAATGGATAAATCCTACTAAAAATTTAAAGGCTGTTAATCTGTATGCAAAAGGAACTAACTTATTCAATAGTCGGTACGATAATAATTATGGTTATCCTGTAAACGGTTTTAGAGTTACTTTTGGTAGCAATTTTGAATTTTAAGTATGCCTAATGATGAGATATTTTTTAACCTTTATGAGGGGAAACATTATCTAAAAACTTATCCAAGAAGCTTATCTATTTTATTGAAAAATATAGATTTTTTCTTGCCTTCTCTCATAGCCCTATAGTATCTCTAACAAAAACGTGGATGAACTTATAAAACAAAATTTTCGAAAGTATAAAATTCTTGCTGTAGACGACGATCCTTCCATTTTGGATTTCATCGACACAATTTTAGGTGGCGATTATCAAATCTTAAAAGCCAGCTCGTGTGAAGAAGCAAAGCGTATCAGTTATCAGGAAGATTTTCAGCTAGTCTTGCTCGACTATTCTTTACCCGATGGCACGGGCGAAGAGCTTTTAAAATATTTTAAAGATATCAATGAAAACGTAGAAGTTATCATGGTGACCATGCACCAAGATATTAAAAAAGCTGTGGCCTGCACGCAGCTGGGCGCCTTTGATTATATTGATAAAGATTTTGACCCTGATGATTTAAAA contains:
- a CDS encoding TonB-dependent receptor, translating into MHSKLSIFISLFLLLSSTAFASPTIEISVIANKTEENNSKIPHTVDVISHKKLALQKNATISDMLHQISGLYVAEKGLSGDDLDIRMRGSDRDEVLVLFDGVPIEGNGEARSFFLNMMPVEFIDRVEIIKGAQSVLYGSNAVGGIINIISRNGSKQEPHYFANFAYTTDNSFREALGTSLGNEKTAFNMGVMRDDSKILNHFNDQSDTTGLHLNLNHQVSPGFKVTWGLDTFFGRQNLAYDQINAFGATVNSYVVPDDDIKRKIGWFQSYIKLEAQITERFKSALQIAGNYLTETLANTNAGDSPVDENGLPLDASSQYYLGHSYRIYTDFLNQYRLFKSSNIKDDVQVGISVIHDHLDFINNSYPGDIGAGLPSTDSYPSPGEKSGRENYSFYFQNLFYWNNFTLTTGARIDHNTTFGSEWSPRVAASYEFKKTSTTIRASYSEGFHAPTIAEFFDATIGSTVTALSLKRHQETTQSYEAGIEQNLFDNKLKLRGTYFYISYNKLLDILEAINSANSWGIENDVSTSLVPKTKLGINYTFNHTHNDDTGKELTMRPHHMLNTYVEMEPIANFTIRPELQYVSRRKNPETISLTIGDFPVQFFNSKGETSTYTSSHTALNLLLNYKWINPTKNLKAVNLYAKGTNLFNSRYDNNYGYPVNGFRVTFGSNFEF
- a CDS encoding radical SAM protein, with product MQWSKFNVIAEKAHEKRCLVYNTFSDSQVLCDDKNILHTFKNKIKNKTPLTDAEEKLCETFVECGFLVDDNTNEKQDFLNWFDEKVRNNYEELSYLLLTSRTCNLRCPYCFEKDVLAKGLNMSMETARQFVEFNNERVLKYKSKKVAITFFGGEPLMNVPVLEYIATETQRFCLKQNTEFEFGIVTNGVMLKREKVKEWIKLGLKWIKITLDGDKHDHDKLRVTQSGKGTFDKIWANLSDLAGIIPFYIGGNFNSQNENSLKQLVDRLNDSPFRNNIFSAEFKPIQAYEQKTEAPVRTDFTGPAFDAHHVEVMMRTRNYIQSKNLPSNDQIGIGPCELHRKSFFGVDMTGKLYKCSAMVGKEQFASGDIWQGADIKKVDERMGTGITPWKDCGDCAFIPVCAGGCKAVGFERYQDFSIGSCDKLYFKQMVQEMFERNLNETIGYEDGLDVTRANLETKTVFNQETSDDYSGDIGMFSV